A genomic segment from Triplophysa dalaica isolate WHDGS20190420 chromosome 22, ASM1584641v1, whole genome shotgun sequence encodes:
- the LOC130411931 gene encoding asialoglycoprotein receptor 1-like: MAQMLDIDRGERIEMMVDIYESSDSVRNDEVMINTERQQALQHTGSVSEKNRRHRAVQVCLWLLFVLPLTAVIVLCVYFTTDRNRLLTHNYNLIKQKEKLFKDNNKILNQNRNLTEEREQIKTKTDELQDDLSVTKHHISNLTKENELLLTNNTNLLEEKDRCMMKSKSVSEERDQLMNQRKDLNRWLTKQDRSSDNFKWVYYNFSFYYFSSAYKSWSNSRQDCKERKADLVIINSKEEQEFLQKVTAGYYFWIGLRKEKEVWKWINETPSTTSFWMNGYPRQYNNYCALTYTSGLADDSCDDNYGWICEKSFKSLIV; this comes from the exons ATGGCTCAGATGCTGGACATAGACAGAGGAGAGAGAATAGAGATGATGGTGGACATCTATGAAAGTTCAGATTCTGTAAGAAATGATGAAGtcatgataaacacagagagacagCAAGCGCTTCAACACACAG GAAGTGTTTCAGAGAAGAACAGAAGACACAGAGCAGTTcaagtgtgtttgtggttgttgtttgtTCTTCCGTTGACTGCTGTAATAGTGCTCTGTGTGTATTTCACCACTGACAGAAACCGCTTACTAACACACAACTATAACTTgatcaaacaaaaagaaaaattatttaaagataacAACAAAATACTAAATCAGAACAGAAACTTGACTGAAGAAAGAGAGCAAATCAAAACCAAGACGGATGAACTCCAGGATGATTTATCAG TGACCAAGCATCACATCTCTAActtaacaaaagaaaatgaactgttacttacaaacaacacaaacctaCTAGAGGAGAAAGATCGATGTATGATGAAATCTAAGAGTGTGTCTGAAGAAAGAGATCAGTTAATGAACCAAAGAAAAGATCTGAACAGATGGCTCACTAAACAAG atcGGAGCTCTGATAACTTTAAATGGGTTTATTACAActtcagtttttattatttttcatctgCTTATAAGAGCTGGAGTAACAGCAGACAAGACTGTAAAGAGAGAAAAGCAGATCTGGTGATTATAAACAGCAAAGAGGAGCAA GAGTTTTTGCAGAAAGTTACAGCTGGTTACTACTTTTGGATTGGTCtgaggaaagagaaagaagtGTGGAAATGGATAAATGAAACCCCATCGACAACAAG TTTTTGGATGAACGGATACCCAAGACAGTACAATAACTACTGTGCTTTAACGTATACATCAGGATTAGCTGATGATTCATGTGATGATAACTATGGATGGATCTGTGAGAAAAGTTTCAAATCGCTCATAGTatga